A genomic stretch from uncultured Cohaesibacter sp. includes:
- a CDS encoding lytic transglycosylase domain-containing protein, translating into MTPEPAPGILEAAVPAPQSTADLPANLVILPKNRTDPTISAGTPATTVGSNGALQRPAVTQQAAQPKVVLPTVRKHDNGIAAIRGSLKDALNALEKNDQKKALAIQKGMKPSLDRTLLTYILIIGGYHNFPASEMKAFYDHNPQWPSRSLTKRRIEEAVTRETETGAEMVRAFGNTIPDSTSAAIALAISQAKVGNKAQAAKIIRPIWRESALDAKTESRILSNMRSVLTNEDHFHRASYLLYRERANGALRLKRYLSSAQTKLVNARVAVIRRKRNAGSLLRSVPSSLKKDPGYIFSEIQYMRRKGKETAAADLMLKAPLDEDHLINHDAWWDERRLLARMMLNKGDARRAYKIAARHSAESGKDFSEAEFHAGFFALRYLHDPKTAAVHFENSWKKATRKQDKSRGLYWQGRAWEAAGDRAVAVKFYKAAANATNYYGQLSLEELGATHLNLRTPPPANATQKARFERRDLVRAIKRLKAVGQEDRAGPLFRHLARTLADPSEIQLAHKLAQSYGLHQNAVQIGQLALNRDLPVDKLAFPLHALPMGVNTNGVDIALVYALTKQESVFDLKARSHANARGLMQMLPATAKRTARKLGVSYSLSRITRDPKYAVLLGSAFLKENLERFGGSYILTFAAYNAGPGRPPEWIERFGDPRTNEVSAIDWVERIPFSETRNYVMKLIENLQVYEARIHNETLDISKDLKRGHP; encoded by the coding sequence ATGACACCCGAGCCAGCGCCCGGCATTCTGGAGGCAGCTGTGCCTGCCCCGCAAAGCACGGCAGATCTGCCAGCCAATCTAGTCATTCTGCCAAAAAACCGCACGGATCCGACAATCTCGGCGGGCACCCCCGCGACCACAGTGGGCAGCAATGGCGCGCTTCAAAGGCCAGCGGTAACGCAGCAAGCAGCTCAGCCCAAGGTGGTCTTGCCAACCGTGCGCAAGCATGACAATGGCATCGCAGCCATACGCGGCTCGCTCAAGGACGCGCTCAATGCTCTTGAGAAGAATGATCAAAAGAAGGCGCTCGCCATCCAGAAAGGCATGAAGCCTTCTTTGGACCGGACATTGCTGACTTATATCCTGATCATCGGCGGCTATCACAATTTTCCGGCCAGCGAGATGAAGGCATTTTATGATCACAATCCACAATGGCCAAGCCGTAGTCTGACCAAGCGACGCATCGAAGAAGCGGTGACCCGGGAAACGGAAACAGGCGCAGAAATGGTCCGCGCCTTCGGCAACACCATTCCAGATTCCACATCAGCGGCCATTGCGCTCGCGATATCCCAAGCCAAGGTCGGCAACAAGGCGCAAGCGGCCAAAATCATTCGCCCGATCTGGCGCGAGAGTGCGCTAGATGCAAAAACGGAAAGCCGCATTCTTTCCAATATGCGCTCGGTTTTGACCAATGAGGATCATTTCCACCGGGCCAGTTATTTGCTCTATCGCGAACGGGCCAACGGCGCATTGCGCCTCAAGCGTTATCTGTCGAGTGCCCAGACGAAACTGGTCAATGCACGAGTGGCTGTTATCCGCCGCAAGCGCAATGCTGGCTCTCTGCTCAGAAGCGTCCCCAGCTCCTTGAAGAAAGACCCCGGCTATATCTTTTCAGAAATCCAGTATATGCGCAGAAAGGGCAAGGAAACGGCCGCAGCGGACCTCATGCTCAAGGCGCCTCTGGATGAGGATCACCTGATCAACCATGACGCATGGTGGGACGAACGCCGCCTTCTGGCCCGCATGATGCTGAACAAGGGGGACGCCCGCCGCGCCTACAAGATCGCAGCAAGACACTCGGCAGAATCGGGCAAGGATTTCTCCGAAGCCGAATTCCACGCCGGTTTCTTCGCCCTGCGCTATCTGCATGACCCGAAGACTGCCGCCGTCCACTTCGAAAATAGCTGGAAAAAAGCCACCCGCAAACAAGACAAGTCCCGCGGCCTCTATTGGCAGGGCCGAGCATGGGAGGCGGCTGGAGACCGGGCTGTTGCCGTCAAATTCTATAAGGCAGCAGCCAACGCCACCAACTATTACGGCCAGCTTTCACTGGAGGAACTGGGCGCAACGCATCTCAATCTCAGGACCCCGCCTCCAGCCAACGCCACACAGAAGGCTCGCTTTGAGCGTCGTGATCTGGTGCGTGCCATCAAGCGCCTCAAGGCTGTCGGGCAAGAAGACCGGGCCGGTCCTCTTTTCCGCCATCTGGCGCGCACTTTGGCCGATCCATCCGAGATCCAACTGGCGCACAAACTCGCCCAAAGCTATGGCCTACACCAGAATGCCGTCCAGATTGGACAGCTGGCCCTCAACCGAGACCTGCCGGTCGACAAATTGGCCTTCCCGCTGCATGCCTTGCCCATGGGCGTCAACACAAACGGCGTCGATATTGCGCTGGTCTATGCCCTGACAAAGCAAGAGAGCGTTTTCGATCTCAAGGCGCGCAGCCATGCCAATGCGCGTGGCCTGATGCAAATGCTGCCAGCGACGGCCAAGAGAACGGCGCGCAAGCTTGGCGTCTCCTATTCCCTGTCGCGGATCACGCGTGACCCCAAATATGCCGTGCTCTTGGGCAGCGCCTTTCTGAAGGAAAACCTGGAGCGCTTTGGCGGCTCCTATATCCTGACCTTTGCGGCCTATAATGCCGGTCCGGGGCGTCCGCCAGAATGGATCGAACGCTTTGGTGATCCACGGACCAACGAGGTCAGCGCGATTGATTGGGTCGAACGCATCCCCTTCTCGGAAACGCGCAACTATGTCATGAAGCTGATCGAGAATTTGCAGGTGTATGAAGCCCGCATCCACAATGAAACGCTGGATATCAGCAAAGATCTCAAGCGCGGCCATCCCTAG
- the dapA gene encoding 4-hydroxy-tetrahydrodipicolinate synthase, translating into MFKGSCTALITPFKEGGVDYKAFESLVDWQINEGTHGLVPVGTTGESPTLSHEEHKKVVEACVKVADKRVPVLAGAGSNSTLEAIDLAQFAEGAGADGVLVVTPYYNKPCQAGLYEHFKAVASAISIPVIIYNIPPRSVIDMSVETMARLYEECPNIVGVKDATGDLVRVTRQRLAMGKDFIQLSGEDATALGFNAQGGHGCISVTANVAPKLCSQFQTACMNGEWDKALELHDLLSPLHRSMFLQPSPAGAKYGLSVLGKINNDVRLPLMAATDAVKAEIDAAMKVAGLI; encoded by the coding sequence ATGTTCAAAGGATCTTGCACAGCACTCATCACTCCTTTCAAAGAGGGTGGCGTGGATTATAAGGCCTTTGAGTCTTTGGTGGATTGGCAAATCAATGAAGGCACCCACGGGCTTGTGCCGGTTGGCACGACTGGTGAGTCCCCAACCCTGAGCCACGAAGAGCATAAGAAAGTGGTGGAAGCCTGCGTCAAAGTTGCCGACAAGCGTGTTCCGGTTCTGGCTGGTGCTGGTTCCAATTCAACATTGGAAGCCATTGATCTGGCCCAGTTTGCTGAAGGCGCTGGCGCTGATGGCGTGCTGGTCGTAACGCCTTATTACAACAAGCCTTGTCAGGCGGGGCTCTATGAGCATTTCAAGGCTGTGGCGTCTGCGATTTCCATTCCGGTTATCATCTACAATATTCCACCCAGATCCGTTATCGATATGAGCGTGGAGACCATGGCGCGCCTTTATGAGGAATGCCCCAACATCGTAGGGGTCAAGGACGCGACCGGGGATCTGGTCCGTGTGACCCGTCAGCGTTTGGCCATGGGTAAGGATTTCATCCAGCTTTCCGGTGAAGATGCGACCGCGCTCGGTTTCAATGCGCAGGGAGGGCACGGCTGCATTTCAGTGACCGCCAACGTGGCGCCCAAACTCTGTAGCCAGTTCCAGACTGCCTGTATGAATGGAGAGTGGGACAAGGCGCTGGAGCTGCATGATCTTCTTTCTCCGCTGCATCGTTCCATGTTCCTTCAGCCCAGCCCGGCAGGTGCCAAATATGGTTTGTCTGTGCTTGGCAAGATCAATAATGATGTTCGCTTGCCTCTGATGGCTGCAACAGATGCTGTAAAAGCCGAGATTGATGCAGCAATGAAGGTTGCAGGTCTGATCTAA
- the smpB gene encoding SsrA-binding protein SmpB, with protein MAQKKKKSDPNNRVVAENRKARHDYEFGEVTEAGLQLTGTEVKSLRTGKATIAESYASYENGEIVLINAHIPEYDQGNRFNHEPRRPRKLLLHKREIAKMSQAVQRDGMTIVPLKLYFNDKGIAKLAVAVARGKKNYDKRQDAKKRDWQRDKARLLRARG; from the coding sequence ATGGCTCAGAAGAAAAAGAAAAGCGATCCGAATAACCGCGTTGTGGCGGAGAATCGGAAGGCGCGACATGACTACGAATTTGGTGAAGTGACCGAGGCTGGTTTGCAGCTCACTGGTACTGAGGTTAAGTCTCTTCGTACCGGCAAGGCCACGATTGCCGAATCCTATGCGTCTTATGAGAATGGCGAGATTGTTCTGATCAATGCGCACATACCCGAGTATGATCAGGGCAACCGGTTTAATCACGAGCCCCGCCGTCCGCGCAAATTGCTTCTGCATAAACGCGAGATCGCCAAAATGTCTCAGGCCGTGCAGCGCGATGGCATGACCATCGTGCCTCTGAAGCTTTATTTCAATGACAAGGGAATCGCCAAGCTGGCGGTTGCCGTTGCGCGCGGCAAAAAGAATTACGACAAACGGCAAGACGCCAAAAAACGGGATTGGCAGCGCGATAAAGCCCGTTTGTTGCGTGCACGCGGCTAA
- a CDS encoding formate/nitrite transporter family protein encodes MSDQIRKEKKSGNKSPLSAQERKDVRDHHSLSSVSVYAVVHREGMEELNRPATSLWWSGVAAGLGISTSVIAEGILHKVFEGSPYQFAIENLGYTVGFVLVILGRLQLFTENTITAILPLLTHSSLKMLWSTLRLWAIVFVANLCGTFLAALLGYHIGTIPPEYVDGMAAISHHYANLDVSQAFSYGITSGFLVAAIVWMIPSARSAAFLVIIMFTYLIALGNFTHVIAGSTELFLLGMRGEIGLAQTAALLSCTLLGNIAGGTGLFALLAYGQVVRELE; translated from the coding sequence ATGTCGGATCAAATAAGAAAAGAAAAGAAATCGGGCAACAAATCCCCGTTGAGTGCGCAAGAAAGAAAAGATGTCCGCGATCATCACAGCCTGAGTTCTGTATCAGTATATGCCGTCGTCCATCGCGAAGGCATGGAAGAACTGAATCGCCCGGCGACATCCTTGTGGTGGTCGGGCGTCGCAGCCGGTTTAGGCATTTCAACCTCGGTTATTGCTGAAGGGATCCTTCACAAGGTGTTTGAAGGCTCACCATATCAATTTGCCATAGAGAATCTTGGCTATACGGTTGGGTTCGTATTGGTCATTCTCGGGCGCCTGCAGCTATTTACCGAAAACACAATCACGGCAATATTGCCCCTTCTCACGCACAGCTCCCTTAAGATGCTCTGGAGTACCCTGCGCCTCTGGGCAATCGTATTTGTCGCCAACCTGTGCGGAACATTTCTTGCGGCGCTGCTGGGATATCATATCGGAACCATCCCGCCTGAATATGTAGATGGCATGGCAGCAATTTCACACCATTATGCCAATCTCGATGTATCACAGGCCTTTTCCTATGGGATCACATCGGGCTTTCTTGTGGCGGCAATCGTGTGGATGATCCCCTCCGCACGCAGTGCTGCATTCCTTGTGATCATCATGTTCACATATCTCATAGCGCTCGGCAATTTCACCCACGTCATTGCAGGGTCAACCGAACTTTTCCTTTTGGGAATGCGCGGAGAAATAGGGCTTGCACAAACTGCGGCACTCCTTTCGTGCACTCTTTTGGGGAACATAGCCGGAGGCACTGGATTGTTTGCCCTGTTGGCCTATGGACAAGTCGTGCGCGAACTGGAGTAG
- a CDS encoding GntR family transcriptional regulator, which translates to MRKRKPSKDLTNLLTADIGSGLFSPGSWLKQIDLQRRYDASRSETRKALETLCNKRIIRYEPNRGYYVHHEDDVSIDEIRDIRIMLETSAADFMVHKVTDAQLDRLSQLAQRFMDQIRDHKITEIYETNIAFHTALLATSGNASLLELVSDLRLRIPPAPASQWSSYARIEQSGKEHCDMVDALAEKNAHRLKKIIHAHIHQTGAAN; encoded by the coding sequence TTGAGAAAAAGGAAGCCCAGCAAAGACCTAACAAATCTTCTGACTGCAGACATCGGCTCTGGCTTGTTCTCCCCAGGAAGCTGGCTGAAGCAGATCGATCTGCAGCGACGCTATGACGCAAGCCGTTCGGAAACCAGAAAAGCTCTGGAGACGCTCTGTAACAAGCGCATCATCCGCTATGAGCCGAACCGGGGATATTATGTGCATCATGAAGACGATGTCTCCATCGATGAGATCCGCGACATTCGCATCATGCTTGAAACGTCGGCTGCGGACTTCATGGTGCACAAGGTCACAGACGCACAGCTAGACAGACTAAGCCAACTGGCCCAGCGCTTCATGGATCAGATCCGCGATCACAAGATCACGGAAATCTACGAAACCAACATCGCCTTTCATACAGCCTTACTGGCAACCAGTGGAAATGCCAGCCTGCTGGAACTGGTCTCTGATCTGCGCTTGCGCATCCCCCCTGCCCCTGCTTCGCAATGGTCCAGCTATGCCCGCATAGAGCAATCGGGTAAAGAGCATTGCGACATGGTCGACGCACTGGCAGAAAAGAATGCCCACCGGCTCAAGAAAATCATCCACGCCCACATTCATCAAACCGGAGCAGCCAACTGA
- a CDS encoding M20 family metallopeptidase: MLNSDEIWSRVDELSEDFCGLSDRVWETPELCFKEVRSAAEHMAMLEKHGFKAEAGVAGMPTAIMAEAGSEGPVIAILGEYDALPGLSQVHGVAERQEVEKGGSGHGCGHNLLGAGSMLAATAVKDWLKERGIKGRVRYYGCPAEEGGSAKGFMVREGMFDDVDVAICWHPAPFAGVNKPISLACNELIFTFTGRASHAAASPELGRSALDAVELMSVGVNYMREHMASTARIHYAVIDSGGIAPNVVQPRAVVRYLVRDLELPDMQALVERVKKVAEGAALMTETSVESVIVSGDGNLIGNDPLEELMHQMLERLGPPQYSEEDKAFAREIQASLSKEDIEAAYKRFGLKSRFDEPLCESITPLNSGDGRHVGSTDVGTVSWVVPTVQMRGATYAVGTPGHSWQLVAQGKTPAAHKGMEHTAKVMAATACELFLDPAKIAAAKADFADKLNGRPFINPIPDDCDPELPETNE, translated from the coding sequence ATGCTCAATAGCGATGAAATCTGGTCTCGTGTCGACGAGCTGTCTGAAGACTTTTGCGGCTTGTCGGATCGGGTGTGGGAGACACCCGAGCTTTGTTTCAAGGAGGTCCGGTCCGCAGCTGAGCATATGGCCATGTTGGAAAAGCATGGGTTTAAGGCCGAGGCAGGTGTTGCAGGTATGCCAACTGCAATCATGGCCGAAGCAGGCTCCGAAGGGCCGGTGATTGCCATTCTGGGTGAATATGATGCGCTGCCCGGCCTTAGTCAGGTGCATGGTGTTGCGGAACGCCAGGAGGTCGAAAAAGGCGGCAGCGGTCATGGCTGTGGACATAATCTGCTCGGTGCTGGCTCCATGCTGGCTGCAACCGCCGTCAAGGACTGGCTGAAGGAAAGGGGCATCAAGGGACGCGTGCGCTATTATGGCTGTCCGGCAGAAGAGGGTGGCTCTGCCAAGGGCTTTATGGTGCGCGAGGGAATGTTCGACGATGTTGATGTCGCCATCTGCTGGCATCCGGCGCCCTTCGCTGGCGTCAACAAGCCCATTTCTCTGGCCTGCAATGAATTGATCTTCACCTTCACCGGGCGGGCCTCCCATGCTGCTGCTTCTCCGGAACTGGGGCGCAGTGCGCTTGATGCCGTTGAACTGATGAGCGTTGGTGTGAACTATATGCGCGAGCATATGGCCTCGACCGCGCGCATCCATTATGCGGTGATTGATAGCGGCGGTATTGCGCCAAACGTGGTGCAGCCGCGGGCCGTTGTGCGCTATCTGGTACGCGACCTTGAATTGCCGGATATGCAGGCTCTGGTCGAGCGGGTCAAAAAGGTTGCCGAGGGTGCTGCCTTGATGACGGAAACCTCCGTTGAGAGCGTGATTGTTTCCGGCGATGGCAATCTCATTGGCAATGATCCGCTTGAAGAGCTCATGCACCAGATGCTTGAGCGCCTTGGACCGCCGCAATATTCCGAAGAAGACAAGGCCTTTGCCCGTGAAATTCAGGCGAGCCTGTCAAAGGAAGATATCGAAGCCGCTTACAAGCGATTTGGTCTCAAGTCTCGCTTTGACGAGCCGCTGTGCGAGAGCATTACGCCGCTTAACTCCGGCGACGGGCGCCATGTCGGCTCTACGGATGTGGGCACTGTGAGTTGGGTGGTCCCGACCGTTCAGATGCGCGGCGCAACCTATGCTGTGGGCACGCCGGGGCATTCCTGGCAGCTGGTGGCGCAAGGCAAGACGCCTGCCGCTCACAAGGGCATGGAGCATACGGCCAAAGTCATGGCAGCGACGGCCTGTGAGCTGTTCCTTGACCCTGCCAAGATTGCAGCAGCAAAAGCGGATTTCGCTGACAAGCTCAATGGCCGTCCCTTCATCAATCCAATCCCGGATGATTGCGATCCGGAACTGCCTGAAACCAACGAATAG
- a CDS encoding ABC transporter permease translates to MGFGEGGWGAFMLMGALVTMALALCGFSIGACFGAFAAWAKISGNRFTRTVADIYTTVLRGIPDLLVIYLFYFGGSAFLTWLGRLFGSDGFIGLPGFLAGAMAIGITSGAQHTEVFRGAYRAVAKGEIEAAVACGMPRAMRFRRIVAPLVLRHALPGLGNVWQIVLKESALVSVTGVVELLRQSQVGAGSTRQPFDFYLAAAILYLCITTISSISFHTAEKRFNKGVRRS, encoded by the coding sequence ATGGGCTTTGGTGAAGGTGGTTGGGGCGCCTTCATGCTCATGGGGGCGCTGGTCACCATGGCACTGGCGCTCTGTGGGTTTTCGATTGGTGCCTGCTTTGGTGCATTTGCCGCCTGGGCCAAGATATCGGGCAACCGGTTTACGCGTACCGTTGCGGATATCTATACCACTGTGTTGCGCGGCATTCCTGACCTGCTGGTCATTTACCTGTTTTATTTCGGTGGCAGTGCTTTTCTTACCTGGCTGGGGCGCCTGTTCGGCTCCGACGGCTTCATCGGCTTGCCTGGCTTTCTGGCCGGGGCCATGGCCATCGGCATTACGTCGGGCGCCCAGCATACGGAAGTTTTCCGTGGTGCCTATCGTGCTGTTGCCAAGGGGGAAATTGAAGCGGCCGTTGCCTGCGGTATGCCCCGAGCGATGCGCTTTCGGCGCATTGTCGCGCCGCTGGTTTTGCGCCATGCGCTGCCGGGGTTGGGCAATGTCTGGCAGATTGTGTTGAAAGAATCAGCGCTGGTTTCCGTCACTGGCGTGGTGGAGTTGCTCCGCCAAAGTCAGGTGGGGGCAGGCTCAACGCGCCAGCCATTCGACTTCTATCTCGCAGCAGCCATTCTTTATCTTTGCATCACCACCATCTCGAGCATCAGTTTCCACACTGCCGAGAAGCGGTTCAATAAAGGGGTGAGAAGAAGCTGA
- a CDS encoding ABC transporter permease, translated as MDMQFFWESLVTLIPGIPLTLQLAFLSTLLGAFIALGLAMMRLSGIRPLDWFAQGYLFVFRGSPLLVQLFLIYYGLSQFPAVRHSFAWTFLRDPYWCAIIALTLNTAAYASEVIRGGLLSVPHGQVEAARACGMSGFKLFRRIVLPLAIRQALPAYGTELILMVKATSLASIITIMEITGLAAKLVSETYRVIEVFVVAGAIYLVINFILTRIIMAFEYKLTPHLREPRITKMLALENESAGEIS; from the coding sequence ATGGACATGCAATTTTTCTGGGAGTCGCTGGTCACCCTGATCCCCGGTATCCCGCTCACCTTGCAATTGGCGTTTCTTTCCACCTTGCTTGGGGCCTTTATTGCGCTGGGATTGGCGATGATGAGGCTTTCTGGCATCCGCCCGCTGGATTGGTTTGCGCAAGGCTATCTGTTTGTGTTTCGTGGCTCACCACTTCTGGTGCAGCTATTCCTTATCTATTACGGGCTAAGCCAGTTCCCCGCTGTGCGCCATTCCTTTGCATGGACATTCCTGCGCGATCCATACTGGTGTGCCATCATTGCATTGACGCTCAACACGGCTGCCTATGCCAGTGAGGTCATTCGTGGAGGATTGCTTTCGGTTCCCCATGGGCAAGTGGAAGCGGCGCGCGCTTGCGGCATGTCGGGCTTCAAGCTGTTTCGACGCATCGTCTTGCCGCTGGCCATCCGGCAGGCGTTGCCAGCCTATGGCACAGAACTGATTCTGATGGTCAAAGCCACCTCGCTGGCCTCCATCATCACCATCATGGAAATCACCGGCCTTGCTGCCAAACTGGTTTCCGAGACCTATCGGGTGATTGAGGTATTTGTGGTTGCCGGTGCTATCTATCTGGTTATCAATTTTATCCTCACTCGCATCATCATGGCATTTGAATATAAGCTGACGCCGCATTTGCGCGAACCGCGCATTACCAAAATGCTTGCCCTTGAAAATGAATCTGCTGGAGAAATCTCGTGA
- a CDS encoding ATP-binding cassette domain-containing protein, with the protein MTSSASQNSSVAVSLTDLHKYFGDLEVLKGVTMKAHEGEVVSILGSSGSGKSTMLRCINMLETPTSGTVTVGEETIKLVTDRKGIVKPADRKQVDRLRTRVGMVFQSFNLWSHKTILENVIEAPIHVQGRDRTDCIEEAKDILAKVGIADKCDFYPSHLSGGQQQRAAIARALAQHPDVLLFDEPTSALDPELVGEVLRVMRSLAEEGRTMLVVTHEMSFARDVSNRVVFLHQGQIDAEGSPEALFNDMSNERFQKFIAG; encoded by the coding sequence GTGACCAGTTCTGCCTCTCAAAACAGCTCCGTTGCTGTCAGCCTGACCGATCTGCACAAGTATTTCGGTGACCTCGAAGTGCTCAAGGGTGTAACCATGAAGGCGCATGAAGGCGAGGTGGTCTCCATTCTCGGCTCCTCCGGCTCGGGCAAATCCACCATGCTGCGCTGTATCAATATGCTTGAAACCCCAACCTCGGGCACCGTTACCGTTGGCGAGGAAACCATCAAGTTGGTGACCGACCGCAAGGGTATCGTCAAGCCTGCCGACCGCAAGCAGGTGGATCGTCTGCGAACCCGCGTTGGCATGGTGTTTCAATCCTTCAATCTGTGGTCTCACAAGACCATTCTGGAAAATGTGATTGAAGCACCGATCCATGTGCAGGGGCGAGACAGGACAGACTGTATCGAAGAAGCCAAGGATATCCTTGCCAAGGTCGGCATTGCCGACAAGTGCGATTTCTACCCCTCCCATCTTTCGGGCGGGCAGCAGCAGCGCGCGGCCATTGCCCGGGCGCTTGCCCAACATCCTGATGTGCTGCTGTTTGACGAGCCGACATCGGCGCTTGATCCGGAGTTGGTGGGTGAGGTTCTGCGCGTGATGAGAAGTCTTGCAGAGGAAGGCCGCACCATGTTGGTGGTCACCCACGAGATGAGCTTTGCGCGCGATGTATCCAATCGGGTCGTCTTCCTGCATCAGGGGCAGATCGATGCCGAGGGGAGCCCTGAAGCTCTCTTTAACGACATGAGCAATGAACGGTTTCAGAAATTTATTGCCGGCTAA
- a CDS encoding transporter substrate-binding domain-containing protein, whose amino-acid sequence MKVWTRLLGVAMTAAMLMAGPAMAKEWKTVKLGTEGAFPPWNSTKADGTLEGFEIDLAKILCERMEVKCEWVVQSWKGIIPALNAGKFDAIMSGMSATAKRAEVIDFSIPYGSTGQTFGVLSDSELVDLPLKGDVFPLASKPEEAKKAIEEIKPMFKGKIIGVQSSAIAERFLQENLADVAEIREYGKTQEHDLDLMSGRVDAIMASTAYISTAMKDPANKGMVLAGPRFQGGILGKGSSLGMRKGSDDLKAMFDKAIASARDDGTIKELSIKWFGFDVTVY is encoded by the coding sequence ATGAAAGTCTGGACTCGACTTCTCGGGGTGGCTATGACCGCAGCAATGCTGATGGCTGGCCCTGCGATGGCAAAGGAATGGAAAACTGTCAAACTGGGTACTGAAGGCGCCTTTCCTCCGTGGAACTCCACCAAGGCTGACGGCACGCTGGAAGGCTTTGAAATTGATCTGGCCAAAATCCTGTGTGAACGCATGGAAGTGAAATGCGAATGGGTTGTCCAGTCCTGGAAAGGCATCATCCCTGCGCTGAATGCTGGTAAGTTCGACGCTATCATGTCGGGCATGTCTGCAACAGCAAAGCGCGCCGAGGTTATCGACTTCTCGATTCCTTATGGCTCTACCGGCCAGACCTTTGGCGTTCTGTCTGATTCAGAGCTCGTTGATTTGCCGCTGAAAGGGGATGTCTTCCCGCTCGCTTCCAAACCGGAAGAAGCCAAGAAGGCCATTGAAGAAATCAAGCCGATGTTCAAAGGCAAGATCATCGGTGTGCAGTCGTCCGCTATTGCAGAGCGCTTCTTGCAGGAAAATCTGGCTGACGTGGCTGAGATCCGCGAGTATGGCAAAACGCAGGAGCATGATCTTGATCTGATGTCCGGTCGCGTGGATGCCATCATGGCCTCCACTGCCTATATCTCCACAGCCATGAAAGACCCAGCCAACAAAGGCATGGTTCTGGCTGGTCCTCGTTTTCAGGGCGGTATTTTGGGCAAGGGCAGTTCCTTGGGCATGCGCAAGGGGTCCGATGATCTCAAAGCCATGTTTGACAAGGCAATCGCCTCTGCGCGCGATGATGGCACCATCAAGGAGTTGTCCATCAAATGGTTCGGCTTTGACGTGACCGTCTATTAA
- a CDS encoding BMC domain-containing protein has product MPLAIGILELSSIAAGYLVQDGMLKAADVELLVARTICPGKYMIVVGGKVSPVQTALDAGERLAAGFQVDKIFLPNVDPQLFPSLTGSVELQNTKGKALGIIETFSSSSIVWAADAAAKAANVTLVRVHIAMAVGGKGFLLLCGDVGAVTAAVSAGIEEIKDAGILVNHVVISNASQELFKEYI; this is encoded by the coding sequence ATGCCACTAGCCATCGGAATTTTGGAACTCTCCAGCATTGCAGCTGGATATCTGGTACAGGACGGCATGCTCAAGGCTGCGGATGTGGAACTGCTTGTTGCCCGAACCATTTGTCCGGGCAAATACATGATCGTTGTCGGCGGAAAGGTCTCCCCAGTCCAGACAGCCCTTGATGCAGGAGAGCGCCTTGCAGCGGGCTTTCAGGTGGACAAGATATTCCTGCCTAATGTCGACCCTCAACTGTTCCCTTCCCTCACAGGCTCTGTCGAGCTACAGAACACAAAAGGCAAAGCCCTCGGCATCATTGAAACCTTCTCCTCTTCCAGCATTGTCTGGGCAGCCGATGCCGCCGCCAAAGCTGCAAATGTCACCCTCGTGAGGGTCCACATCGCCATGGCTGTTGGGGGGAAAGGCTTTCTGCTGCTCTGCGGAGATGTGGGCGCGGTCACAGCCGCGGTATCAGCAGGCATAGAGGAGATCAAGGACGCCGGTATCCTCGTCAATCATGTGGTCATTTCCAATGCGTCGCAAGAGCTGTTCAAAGAGTATATCTAG